A genomic segment from Phragmites australis chromosome 6, lpPhrAust1.1, whole genome shotgun sequence encodes:
- the LOC133920932 gene encoding FT-interacting protein 3-like produces MAKAEKLVVEVAAAHNLMPKDGQGSSSAYVEVEFEHQKRRTRARPKDLNPVWNERLVFPVADPDDLPYRAIDVGVYNDCTTSGAGSAGPHGRNFLGKVRVPAAGVPAPGEEAVPQLFTLEKRSLFSHIRGEITLKIYRINSGDVVVKSKPEKPAKAVVAGPEVVAAPTVTGGKKQQQQPVVAVQPPPPQPEPPMDIMQPPAPAAMKQVMLADPYPVPAMFSGPGDFSLKETRPRLGSGAVADKASATYDLVEQVEYLYVRVVRACGVAMVGEAVAEVKLGNYRGVTPAVSAHHWDQVFAFSKETIQSSFVEVFVRARGSDDHVGRVWFDLSEVPRRAPPDSTLAPQWYSMEDRKGQRGGAEVMVAVWFGTQADEAFAEAWHSKAAGVHGNGPLGSIKSKVYVAPKLWYLRVSVIEAQDLFPMDKAPLAIGRFPELFVCAQVGNQIMRTQPAPVVSSRGPSSPLWNEDLMFVVAEPFEEFLVLSVEDRVSPGRDDMLGRLVVPVSAIERRWDWKPVVSRWFGLDRGTGGGNVAGSNVHRFGSRRVHLRLSLDGGYHVLDEATAYSSDLQPTAKQLWEPHVGVLELGVLGATGLIPMKARDGRGATTDAYCVAKYGQKWIRTRTVVDSVCPRWNEQYTWEVFDPCTVITVGVFDNCHVDKPASGNTTVAVRDNCIGKVRIRLSTLETDRVYTHAYPLLMLHPSGVKKMGELHLAVRFCCGNAGNMFHAYARPLLPKMHYAEQLLVRQVERLRFQATSVVAARLGRAEPPLGKEVVEYMLDHRSHLWSMRRSKANFFRLVSALSGPITIGRWFELVRSWHRPVHSCLAVFTFLVFVTMPELILPTAFLTMAFTGLWRYRVRPRHPPHMEMRLSHADAASADELDEEFDTLPSSRGDVVRFRYDRLRSVAGRVQTVVGDIATQGERMQALLSWRDPRATLLFSIACVAAAVIAYCVPMKVLIGLWGLYAMRPPRFRSRMPSPLMNFFRRLPSRADILL; encoded by the coding sequence ATGGCGAAGGCGGAGAagctggtggtggaggtggcggcggcgcacaACCTCATGCCCAAGGACGGGCAGGGCTCCTCGTCCGCGTACGTGGAGGTGGAGTTCGAGCACCAGAAGCGCCGCACGCGGGCCAGGCCCAAGGACCTCAACCCCGTCTGGAACGAGCGACTCGTCTTCCCTGTCGCCGATCCCGACGACCTGCCCTACCGCGCCATTGACGTCGGAGTCTACAACGACTGCACCACGTCCGGGGCCGGCAGCGCGGGCCCGCACGGGCGGAACTTTCTTGGCAAGGTGCGCGTTCCGGCCGCCGGCGTGCCGGCGCCCGGGGAAGAGGCCGTGCCGCAGCTCTTTACGCTGGAGAAGCGCAGCCTCTTCTCCCACATCCGCGGGGAGATCACCTTGAAGATTTACCGCATCAACTCCGGCGACGTGGTCGTGAAGTCCAAGCCGGAGAAACCGGCGAAGGCGGTGGTGGCTGGGCCGGAGGTAGTGGCAGCGCCGACGGTGACGGGAggcaagaagcagcagcagcagcctgtGGTGGCCGTGCAGCCACCGCCTCCGCAGCCGGAGCCGCCCATGGACATAATGCAGCCACCGGCACCGGCTGCCATGAAGCAGGTAATGCTCGCGGACCCCTACCCCGTCCCGGCCATGTTCTCCGGCCCGGGAGACTTCTCTTTGAAGGAGACGCGGCCCCGCCTCGGCAGCGGCGCGGTCGCTGACAAGGCCAGCGCGACCTACGACTTGGTGGAGCAGGTAGAGTACCTCTACGTGCGCGTGGTGCGCGCGTGCGGCGTGGCGATGGTGGGCGAGGCCGTTGCGGAGGTCAAGCTCGGGAACTACCGCGGCGTGACACCGGCCGTCTCCGCGCACCACTGGGACCAGGTGTTCGCCTTCTCCAAAGAGACCATCCAGTCATCGTTCGTTGAGGTATTCGTGCGCGCGCGCGGCAGCGACGACCACGTCGGCCGCGTCTGGTTCGACCTCTCTGAGGTGccgcgccgcgcgccgccgGACAGCACGCTCGCCCCGCAGTGGTACAGCATGGAAGACCGCAAGGGCCagcgcggcggcgcggaggtGATGGTTGCCGTCTGGTTCGGCACCCAGGCCGATGAGGCTTTCGCGGAGGCCTGGCACTCCAAGGCGGCCGGCGTCCACGGCAATGGGCCACTGGGCTCCATCAAGTCCAAGGTGTACGTCGCTCCCAAGCTCTGGTACCTTCGTGTCTCCGTCATTGAAGCGCAGGACTTGTTTCCGATGGACAAGGCGCCATTGGCGATTGGTCGATTCCCGGAACTCTTTGTGTGCGCACAGGTGGGGAATCAGATTATGCGCACACAGCCAGCTCCAGTGGTGTCCAGCCGGGGACCTTCGAGCCCACTCTGGAATGAAGACCTGATGTTTGTGGTGGCCGAGCCATTTGAGGAGTTCTTGGTGCTATCTGTGGAAGACCGGGTGTCCCCTGGCCGGGATGACATGCTTGGCCGCCTTGTTGTGCCGGTATCGGCCATCGAGAGGCGGTGGGATTGGAAGCCTGTTGTTTCCAGGTGGTTTGGGTTGGACCGTGGCACGGGTGGTGGCAATGTTGCTGGCAGCAATGTGCACAGGTTCGGGAGCCGCCGCGTGCATCTCCGTCTAAGTCTTGATGGGGGTTATCATGTTCTGGATGAGGCTACTGCTTACAGCAGCGACCTCCAGCCTACAGCGAAACAGCTATGGGAACCACATGTTGGTGTTCTTGAGCTCGGTGTTCTTGGTGCCACTGGCCTAATACCAATGAAGGCCCGTGATGGCAGGGGTGCAACGACAGATGCGTATTGTGTTGCAAAGTATGGCCAGAAGTGGATCCGCACACGCACTGTTGTTGACTCCGTGTGCCCCCGTTGGAACGAGCAGTACACTTGGGAGGTGTTCGACCCCTGCACTGTCATCACTGTTGGTGTGTTCGACAACTGCCATGTCGACAAGCCAGCATCAGGGAATACTACTGTGGCTGTCCGTGATAATTGCATCGGCAAAGTTCGCATTCGGCTGTCGACATTGGAGACTGATAGGGTGTACACCCATGCCTACCCACTGCTTATGCTGCATCCATCGGGGGTCAAGAAGATGGGGGAACTTCACCTTGCTGTGCGCTTCTGCTGTGGCAATGCTGGGAACATGTTCCATGCCTATGCACGCCCATTGCTTCCGAAGATGCACTATGCAGAGCAGCTGCTTGTGCGCCAGGTTGAGCGTCTTCGGTTCCAGGCCACCAGTGTGGTAGCAGCCCGTCTTGGCCGTGCTGAGCCACCGCTTGGCAAGGAGGTTGTTGAGTACATGCTTGATCACCGTTCACATCTGTGGAGCATGCGGCGTAGCAAAGCAAACTTCTTCCGCCTTGTCAGCGCGCTCTCCGGTCCAATCACCATTGGCAGGTGGTTTGAGCTTGTCCGCTCTTGGCATCGCCCGGTGCATTCATGCCTTGCTGTATTCACATTCCTGGTGTTTGTCACAATGCCGGAGCTGATTCTTCCAACAGCCTTTCTGACCATGGCGTTCACCGGGCTTTGGAGGTATCGAGTCCGTCCAAGGCACCCACCTCACATGGAGATGAGGCTGTCTCATGCTGATGCAGCCAGTGCAGATGAGCTGGATGAGGAGTTTGACACATTGCCTTCGAGCCGGGGAGATGTTGTGCGCTTCCGGTATGACCGCCTCCGCAGCGTGGCTGGTAGGGTACAGACTGTGGTCGGTGACATAGCAACACAGGGTGAGAGGATGCAGGCCCTCCTCAGCTGGCGTGACCCGAGGGCGACACTGCTTTTCTCCATCGCTTGTGTCGCTGCTGCGGTCATTGCATATTGTGTACCTATGAAGGTGCTGATTGGGCTCTGGGGCCTGTACGCCATGCGGCCACCAAGATTTAGAAGCAGGATGCCGTCTCCGCTTATGAACTTCTTCCGAAGGCTTCCTTCCCGGGCTGACATCCTGCTCTGA